Below is a genomic region from Verrucomicrobiota bacterium.
ACGTATCGGCTGCTTAGCCATGGCGAAAAAGTAATGGGCGTTGGCCAAAGAGCAACGCTAAAGTTTGATTCTGAAGTTATTTGCCACCCGCTTCAGCAGCCAGGCTTGCGGAATATTCCTTCCAGGCCCGGATGGATTGCTTGAGGTTTTCCACCTTGTCACCCTTGACGTTGTAACATTGCAGTCCGATGGGACCGCGATATCCCACCGTCTTCAATTCCCGGAGGAAACCCAGGACATCGTACGACCCCTTGCCCAACGGCTGAATGAGTTGTTCCCAACCATAGCCGGGCATCAGCGGCTCCGCTCCATTGACGGAAACCAGCATCAGGTAAGGCAGCGCCTCACGAATGGTTTTGGAGAGTTCAGGCCCCTGGCCACCGCGTAATTCATGGCACAGGTTGATGGATATCCCCACGTTTTTCCGGTCAATGCGTTTTATAAAACGCAGCGCATCCGCAGCGACGGACGTATAATCACCCGCATGAGGATATATCGCCACCCGCAACCCACCCACGGCCACCTGGTCGGCAAACTCGCGAATAACCGCCACCGCTTTGTCATCATCCTGCCCGCGTTTTTTACCCGCCACCGTGAGCCAGAAAATCATGTCGGTTCCCTTGAGTTCCTGAACCGCGTCCTTGAGGGCGGGATCAATGGATGGTGTTTTATCGAGATCACACCGCACATAGGTGGCAAAGATTTTCAGACCGGCGGCCTCGTACGTTTTAATTTGCGGCAGCAACTTGTAGCCACGGGAACCCAGTCCGTCATAGCCCAGTTCTTTCAACACTTTCTCCGGTTCCGGGATGCCACCGATGCCGTTATCAAAGGCAAAAAACGGATTGGCCAAACCGCGTTCGGCCGCGTGAACTCCCAAGCCTAGCAACACGGTTAGGAAAATAGCCCAAGGATGTAAAGTGAGTCGGTAAGACATAATATTACGAAAATTTTGTGCTTTGAAAAATCATCAGTCTGGCCGCTTTTGAAGTCCGGCTCCCTATTTCTTCAGCTCATGATCCGCTGGTTTTAAACCCTTCTTGTACGCGCTGAAGCCGTAAAAGCTGGGCTGGTAGTCACCCACAATGGCGACATCAGCCCGAGCCGGAACGTTCAGGTCGAGTGTCCAATACACACCATTGACAATCAGGCGTCGCAAATCCTCACACGCCAGGTCCATGGCCGAACCCATGGTGGTGGTCAAAATTTTATTCACTTTACCCGCCTCGTTGGTATGGGAACGCGTCCAGACAATCGGCATCATGGGATTGTTTTTGGGACCATCCAGCGGCGGATCCGTTGGCTGCATACCGGCAAGAACTTGGCCGCGCATCAGGACTTTCACATCGGCAGGCGGGTTGGCGACATAAACATCCGTGTTGCCAAAGACATCCGCCACGCCGCGCAAAATCGGGTCGTTCTTGGCCGCTGGTTCCGCCAAACCACGGGTAGCTTCAAACTTGTGCTTTCCGTGATGGTTAACCCACGTTTCGCCGAGCACCTGCCGACCAAAGCCCCCCTTCCATTCCTGACTGTTGAAACTGTATTTCTTGTACGGACTGGTGGAATTTTTACCATACCGAAAGGCATGGGTGCTGGTGCGCAAGGCAATGATCGGCTTGCCAGCCAGATAGGCATCCACGAAATGCTTCATCTGCTCATCCGGCCACTCGCGGAACCGCAGGCCGAGAATGATGCAATCCGCCGTATCCAAAGCTTCAGCCCCTCCCAGACTTGCACAATTTGTCGGGTTAATGGTGCCGTCCTTGTCCACCGCAAATAGGACGGAACATTTAAACCCATGCCGTTCCGCCAGGATTTTTCCAAGCATGGGCATGAATTCTTCCGAGCGGTATTCCTCGTCGCCGGAGAGCAGCACCACATGTTTCCCCTTGCCCGGGCCAGCCTTGCCTTCAAAGGTTGCGAAGTCCGCCCCCAAAGTCGCCAAGATGGAACCTGACAACACCGCAATCATGGATAATTGGCTCATCAATTTCATATACGAATCAGGATGTGACAATTTGCTTCAAAATTCAACCTTCAGTTTTTGGTGGTTTGGTCCAGCAATGATTGAATGCGGCGTTTCAGCCGCCGATCTTCCGTGGCTTTCTGGACCTTTTTCATGGCACCTGACACTTGTGCCGGTTGTTTCCCCACGAGTTGCTCACCAATGCTCACCGCTGCCAGGCAGGCTTCGGCTTTGGTCGCATTGACCTCGAGATAGCTTAAAGCCATATTCAGGGCGTCCAGCGACGCCACCGTGCCCAAAGCTCCCAAGAGGAGCTTTTTCTCCTCGTTGCGTTGTGCGAGCGACGCGGCATCTTTGCACATCGCCAGTTTTTTATCCGCCGCGACGTCGGTGCTGCCAGCCAGCCGGATGAAACCGCGCAAAGCGAGAATCTTCCGGCTGGCTTGAGGCGCATTACGCGCCAGTTCCAGCAGGTCGGGCGCTGCTTCCAAGTCCGGCCAGTCACACAAGGACCGGAAACCAACCATTTGAATTTCCGCATTGGCATCCTGCGAGGCCAACTTCACGGCCTTTAGAGCGTCGGAGCCGCCCGCGGAAGCGAGCAAGCGCAGCAAGGAATTTTTGTGGAGCAGATCGGCAGTCGCCAGCGGCGTTAGAAATTGGCGAGCCAGCGGTGCTTTGTCAGAAATACGGGTGGCGATGTTCTGAATGCACACTTCCACCGCTTCCATGAGGCTTTTATCGCCTGTCTTAAGCAGACAGGCAAGCAACCCGGGCACTTCGTTGGCACTGCCCGTTTCATTCAACGCCTTGAGTGCGGCTTTGGTTAACACGGCATTCTCCCCAGCCACAATCGTGACCATCGCCGCATTCGCCAGCGTAACCCGGCGCTGCGCCACTGCCTCAATCGCCGCCTGGCGCGAGCGTTCCCCGCCTTTGGACACCATCTCGGCAATGGCGGTATCCGCCTCTTTGCCCGGCAACACCGCCAGAGTCTCACTGGCTGCTTTGCTCACCACGCTATCGGCATCGGTGGCGGCATCGAATAGCACCGGCACCACCGAGGCATCGCCCATCTGCCCCAGTACTTTCAGCGCCGCCACGCGAGCGGCGGATTCCCCACGCTTGGCAAGATCGCGCACGACGGGCAAGGCGACTGGATCGCGGCGATCCCCCAGCACCGCCAGCACCAACGCCTGCTGCGCTCCTGGCAATTTATCCAGTTCGCTCATCAGCGCCTTCGTGATCTTTGCGCCCGGCACTTCGCGCGCGGCCAACAACGCGGCATTTAACATTTCCTGCTCGTTGCTGCGCACCATCTCCCCAAGCAACGCCGCGCCGTCCTGACCTTGCAGCAACACGAGATTGCGCGCAGCGGCAGCAGCGATGTACTTCGGCACGTTGGCCTGCCGCACAAACCCATAGAGGCTGATGGCCGCCTCTTTCTTTCCGTGGGCCGCCAGATTCTTGGCGCACCAAAAACTGCCTTCAGCCAACGCGGAAACCCGCTTCTCCGGCGCTTTGGCCAACGCATCCTGTAACGCCTGACTGGCGGTGGCACCACTGATTTTGCCAAGTGCAAACGCGGCAGCAGCAGCCACTTCATCGTCGGCATTGCCCAATAATGCGACGATTTGCGAAACGGCTTTTGCATCCTGGCGGTTGCCCACAGAACCAAGCACTCCAACTAACAAACGCCCTTGGGTTTTACCCAGCGCTGCCCGCAATGCGTCATCCGCTGAAGCATCGGGAATCTTTTCCAAAGCCACGCGGGCCAGATGCGACAGGCGTTCGTGCGTCAACAACGTCGCCAACGCCGGAACGGATTCTTTCGTGCCGATGACCGCCAACCGGCGGCAAGCCACATCTTTATCAAACAGCGGCCCGTCCGCTTTGAGAATGGAGATCTGCTGCTGTTCCTCCTCCGCCTTGGAGGCAGCCAGGAGCGAGGTCGCACACAGAACCGCGCCAAGCGCGATGACCAACGTGAGGTGAGACAAATGGATGTTTTTCATGACGAGATTCAAGTTATGGTTGGGAAATCAGTTCCTGGAGATTTGTCCTTATTGGATTAAATCCGCCACGGTTCGCGCGGCGACTGAGACCGCATCCGGTTGGCTTCTTCATCGCCGAGGAATTCTTCCTTGGCCGGATCCCATTTTACATTGCGCTGGAGTTTCATGCAGATGCCGCCCACGTGGCAAATGGTGTGCGCGTAATGCGCCACCTCAGCGTTCGCGATGGCGGGCCGCCGGTTTTTCACGCAATCCAGAAAATCCCGGTAATGGTTCAGCGAGCGCTGGGATTGCGCGACGTATTGCTGGATAATCTGCTTGCGCAGGCCGAGCAGAGATTTTGGGTGTACGTCCGGCGCATTGCCGTCGGAACACTCGGCCTTGCCTTCACTGCCTTCAAACCGGACGCCACAAGTGCCGGGGAAACCAAACTTGGTATTCAACATTTTGACCCCGTTGGCATAATGGGCGATGAGCCCCTCGCTCGTGTCGTTGTTCGGGAACACATACTCGATAGGCGAGGTATAGACGGTATCATTGGCCCACTGACAGAGATCATACGTGTGCGCTCCCCATTCGCCGAGACCGCCCGTCCAGGTATCCGCGTGCTTGCCGCGCTCCTTCAAGTATGCGGCATTGTAGGGATGCCACGGCACCGGCCCCAACCACATATCCCAATCCACCTCGTCCTTGGAGGGTTCCGGTTCTTCCGGATGCCACTTATGCGGCGCGAACCCATGGACAATGTGGGCCGTGAGGGTATGCAATTTGCCCAAGTACCCCTGCCGGGCGAGTTGAATGATGAATACAAAGTTTTCCTCGGAACGTCGCTGGGTGCCGGCCTGAAAGACGCGTCCGTACTGCTTCATGGTTTCCATCAACCCGCGACTTTGGCCGATGTCCATGGAACACGGCTTTTCGCAATACACATCTTTGCCGGCTTTCATCGCATAACTGCCCAGCATGGCGTGCCAGCGGTCGCTGGTGGCAATGAGCACCGCGTCAATGTCCTTGCGCGCCAGGAGTTCGCGGAAATCGCGGTAGCTGACGCAATCCTTACTGCCGTAATGCTGGTCTATCACGGTCTTGACGGAATTGCGGCGATCCGCGCGCACATCGCAGTTGGCGATAAACTGGGTGTCCGGTTCCCGCATCAGGCATTGCAGGTCAAACCCGCCGCGTCCACCGATGCCGATGCCCGCCATGATAATCCGTTCGCTGGGCGGCGTTTTACCGTCCGCGCCAATGACCGAGGCGGGCACCACCATCGGGGCGGCGGCCAGCACAGCGGCGGTTTTTAGAAACGAACGACGTGAAACAGGATTGGAGTCTGATTGAGTCTTCATGCGTAATGTCCTTTAAAGCAAACGAGTCCCCGCCGGCAATTCAACAATTGCCCGCCGGCGACTCGCACTGGCTGTCGTTGGGTAAGCGTTCCCATGGATGTACCAGGATTTGCCCAATTGGACGTTGATCGAGGGAAGATAATTCATTCCGCATTAGGCTGGCCTTCATCCGTGCCATCCGCGTAATCCGTGGTAAAAAACCGGGGAATTATCCACCGATAAACACCGATGGACACAGACAACTGCCGCCGCCAACTGCTTGGGCGGCCCTTTTGATATGCGAGTCACCGCACAATTTCGATGAACATTTCGCCGGCTTCCATCCGTCGGCGAATCTCAGGCCAAAGCGGCGCGAACCATTGCAGCAAAGCCTTGTTGGTACAATTACCTATTCGCACCCAAACGACGGGAACCGCTTTGGCGGCCTTCAGCCACAGGTTTACGAAATCCTCATCCTTCGTGATAATCGTGGCACCCGTCTGTGCCGCGTGCTGCCAGACCACGACATCGGTGGAACTCTGAAGCTGGACCTCCCGCACATGTGCCGCCGCACACCCTTGCTCCCGAAGCCAGTGAGCCAAGCCGGGCGGCAACTGTTCATCCACGAGGATCTTCACGCAGCCTTGACGACGAGATGGTCGCTTCCACTCGCGGCGTAAAGCAACGCCGCCTTGATATCCTCCGCCTCAAGATCGGGAAAATCCTGGAGAATTTCCGCCGGCGTGGCGCTATCGGCCAGCATTTCAAGGATATCCTTCACGCGGATGCGCAACCCCCGAATGCACGGACGCTCGCCACATTTCCCCGGTTCCACAGTTATGCGGTCCATTAGACTCATGGCGATAGAAAACCCCGCTTCACGGAGAAAGTCAAGCCAGCGAATCATCGCGCAGCAAGACAGCTCAAATTCCACACTCCGCAATCCGCATTCCGAAATCCGCATTCGAGAGTTTCCGCATTCCGCAATCCGCATTCCGAATTCGAGGGTTCCGCAATCCGAAATTATGGGCCGCACGCACTCCAAAATCGGTGACGGCGCGAATTACATGTTATAGTCGAACCCCGTTTCTGCTCAAAATGAACTGGGACAAAACCGCCTACTTCGCCGCCATCGTCGCCATCATGACCTTCACCCTGAACGGCCTGGCCGTGGGCCTGGGCACGCTCTATCCCAACCTGAAAGAAGATCATCCCGGAAAAATCGTGAGCGGCTTCGGCGGCACCTTCTGCCTGGTGCTGAGCTTCGTGTACATCGCCGCCTCCGTGGCGGTCTTGGCGGTGGGTTCGCCGTGGGCCTCCCGCTGGCCC
It encodes:
- a CDS encoding HEAT repeat domain-containing protein; amino-acid sequence: MKNIHLSHLTLVIALGAVLCATSLLAASKAEEEQQQISILKADGPLFDKDVACRRLAVIGTKESVPALATLLTHERLSHLARVALEKIPDASADDALRAALGKTQGRLLVGVLGSVGNRQDAKAVSQIVALLGNADDEVAAAAAFALGKISGATASQALQDALAKAPEKRVSALAEGSFWCAKNLAAHGKKEAAISLYGFVRQANVPKYIAAAAARNLVLLQGQDGAALLGEMVRSNEQEMLNAALLAAREVPGAKITKALMSELDKLPGAQQALVLAVLGDRRDPVALPVVRDLAKRGESAARVAALKVLGQMGDASVVPVLFDAATDADSVVSKAASETLAVLPGKEADTAIAEMVSKGGERSRQAAIEAVAQRRVTLANAAMVTIVAGENAVLTKAALKALNETGSANEVPGLLACLLKTGDKSLMEAVEVCIQNIATRISDKAPLARQFLTPLATADLLHKNSLLRLLASAGGSDALKAVKLASQDANAEIQMVGFRSLCDWPDLEAAPDLLELARNAPQASRKILALRGFIRLAGSTDVAADKKLAMCKDAASLAQRNEEKKLLLGALGTVASLDALNMALSYLEVNATKAEACLAAVSIGEQLVGKQPAQVSGAMKKVQKATEDRRLKRRIQSLLDQTTKN
- a CDS encoding TIM barrel protein; translation: MSYRLTLHPWAIFLTVLLGLGVHAAERGLANPFFAFDNGIGGIPEPEKVLKELGYDGLGSRGYKLLPQIKTYEAAGLKIFATYVRCDLDKTPSIDPALKDAVQELKGTDMIFWLTVAGKKRGQDDDKAVAVIREFADQVAVGGLRVAIYPHAGDYTSVAADALRFIKRIDRKNVGISINLCHELRGGQGPELSKTIREALPYLMLVSVNGAEPLMPGYGWEQLIQPLGKGSYDVLGFLRELKTVGYRGPIGLQCYNVKGDKVENLKQSIRAWKEYSASLAAEAGGK
- a CDS encoding Gfo/Idh/MocA family oxidoreductase; translated protein: MKTQSDSNPVSRRSFLKTAAVLAAAPMVVPASVIGADGKTPPSERIIMAGIGIGGRGGFDLQCLMREPDTQFIANCDVRADRRNSVKTVIDQHYGSKDCVSYRDFRELLARKDIDAVLIATSDRWHAMLGSYAMKAGKDVYCEKPCSMDIGQSRGLMETMKQYGRVFQAGTQRRSEENFVFIIQLARQGYLGKLHTLTAHIVHGFAPHKWHPEEPEPSKDEVDWDMWLGPVPWHPYNAAYLKERGKHADTWTGGLGEWGAHTYDLCQWANDTVYTSPIEYVFPNNDTSEGLIAHYANGVKMLNTKFGFPGTCGVRFEGSEGKAECSDGNAPDVHPKSLLGLRKQIIQQYVAQSQRSLNHYRDFLDCVKNRRPAIANAEVAHYAHTICHVGGICMKLQRNVKWDPAKEEFLGDEEANRMRSQSPREPWRI
- a CDS encoding DUF5615 family PIN-like protein, which codes for MKILVDEQLPPGLAHWLREQGCAAAHVREVQLQSSTDVVVWQHAAQTGATIITKDEDFVNLWLKAAKAVPVVWVRIGNCTNKALLQWFAPLWPEIRRRMEAGEMFIEIVR
- a CDS encoding DUF433 domain-containing protein — translated: MSLMDRITVEPGKCGERPCIRGLRIRVKDILEMLADSATPAEILQDFPDLEAEDIKAALLYAASGSDHLVVKAA